From a region of the Mauremys mutica isolate MM-2020 ecotype Southern chromosome 12, ASM2049712v1, whole genome shotgun sequence genome:
- the LOC123345348 gene encoding olfactory receptor 1020-like: protein MEWKNETSITKFILLGFRNLNEVQILLFALFLVIYILTMAGNLLMVALVVYDQQLHTPMYFFLGNLSFLETCYTSVISPRLLAGFLVEDRTVSFRDCITQLFFFGALASIECFLLAVMAYDRYLAICNPLSYMVMMNLRVCLLLVSASWITGFSASALVVGMVPQLNFCGPNEINNFFCDMEELFRLSCTKSPLVEMIILVSCSLISLVPFLFIIVSYVLILSAILQIASSTGRQKAFSTCASHLLVVSLYYGTLIIMYMTPSVELSPGFHKALSLMYTAVTPMFNPIIYSLRNQEVKGAFRKVVLQNLGMI from the coding sequence ATGGAATGGAAAAATGAAACATCCATCACCAAGTTCATCCTTTTGGGTTTCAGGAACCTGAACGAAGTTCAGATTCTGCTTTTTGCGCTGTTTCTCGTGATCTACATTCTGACCATGGCTGGGAACCTCCTCATGGTTGCACTAGTTGTGTATGACCAGcagcttcacacccccatgtacttctttctGGGGAACTTGTCTTtcctggagacctgctacactTCAGTCATTTCCCCCAGGTTGCTGGCTGGGTTCCTGGTAGAGGATAGGACAGTCTCCTTCAGGGACTGTATTACACAGTTATTTTTCTTCGGAGCTTTAGCTTCCATAGAGTGCTTCCTTCTTGCAGTCATGGCTTATGACCGTTACTTAGCCATATGCAACCCACTCAGCTATATGGTTATGATGAACCTCAGGGTCTGCCTTCTGTTGGTATCTGCCTCCTGGATAACTGGTTTCTCAGCCTCGGCTTTAGTAGTGGGGATGGTGCCCCAGCTAAACTTCTGCggccccaatgaaattaataatttCTTCTGTGACATGGAGGAGCTGTTCAGATTATCCTGCACAAAAAGCCCTCTGGTGGAAATGATCATTCTGGTCTCCTGCTCCCTGATAAGCCTGGTCCCTTTCCTCTTCataattgtgtcttatgttcttatcctctCGGCCATCCTGCAAATTGCCTCTTCCACCGGGAGGcagaaggccttttccacctgcgcCTCTCACCTGCTGGTCGTGAGTCTGTATTACGGGACCCTCATTATCATGTACATGACACCATCAGTGGAGCTGTCCCCAGGCTTCCATAAAGCTCTGTCTCTCATGTACACAGCCGTCACCCCAATGTTTAACCCCATCATCTACAGTCTGAGGAACCAAGAGGTGAAGGGGGCCTTTAGGAAAGTTGTGTTGCAGAATTTAGGCATGATTTAG